One window of the Methylocystis parvus OBBP genome contains the following:
- the mnmA gene encoding tRNA 2-thiouridine(34) synthase MnmA: protein MTHCTIAEDELPTLPASPGETRVVVAMSGGVDSSVVAALMKERGYDVVGVTLQLYDHGEATHRKGACCAGQDIQDARAVAARLGIPHFVLDYERRFQEKVIDEFAASYASGETPVPCIACNQFIKFADLFETAKDLGAHVLATGHYISSRDDGAGGRALYRAQDASRDQSYFLFATTREQLKSLRFPLGDFTKAEVREMARRYSLDVADKPDSQDICFVPSGRYTDVVQRLAPEAVVPGEIVHVDGRVLGRHAGVVHYTIGQRRGLGLGAAVAGRDAQPLFVVRLDAAKAQVVVGPREALETRAVALRDVNWIGPGELSQLPPQGIDIMARVRSTRPPVPARLIASDGKEATVVFGTGEFGVSPGQACVFYDRADGAARVLGGGFISAVEPTIKSVPVMAPTPRAAAARGAPR, encoded by the coding sequence ATGACGCATTGCACCATCGCTGAGGACGAGTTGCCGACCCTGCCGGCCTCCCCGGGAGAAACGCGCGTGGTCGTCGCCATGTCCGGCGGGGTGGATTCCAGCGTCGTCGCCGCGCTCATGAAGGAGCGGGGCTATGACGTCGTGGGGGTCACGCTTCAGCTTTACGATCACGGGGAAGCGACCCACCGCAAGGGCGCCTGCTGCGCCGGGCAGGACATACAGGACGCCCGCGCGGTCGCGGCGCGGCTCGGCATTCCCCATTTCGTGCTCGATTATGAGCGCCGCTTCCAGGAAAAGGTGATCGACGAATTCGCCGCCTCCTATGCGAGCGGCGAGACGCCGGTTCCCTGCATCGCCTGCAACCAGTTCATCAAATTCGCGGATCTGTTCGAGACGGCGAAGGATTTGGGCGCGCATGTCCTGGCGACGGGCCATTATATTTCCTCGCGCGACGACGGCGCGGGCGGCCGCGCCCTCTATCGGGCTCAGGACGCCTCCCGCGACCAGAGCTATTTCCTCTTCGCCACCACGCGCGAGCAGCTCAAATCCCTGCGTTTCCCGCTGGGCGACTTCACCAAGGCCGAGGTGCGCGAAATGGCGCGCCGCTATTCGCTCGACGTCGCGGACAAGCCGGACAGCCAGGACATCTGCTTCGTGCCCAGCGGCCGTTACACGGACGTCGTCCAGCGCCTGGCTCCGGAAGCGGTGGTGCCGGGCGAAATCGTGCATGTGGACGGCCGCGTGCTCGGCCGCCATGCCGGCGTCGTCCATTACACGATCGGGCAGCGGCGCGGCCTCGGGCTCGGCGCGGCGGTCGCCGGGCGCGATGCGCAGCCTCTGTTCGTCGTCCGGCTGGACGCCGCCAAGGCCCAGGTTGTGGTCGGCCCGCGCGAGGCGCTGGAGACCCGCGCGGTCGCGCTGCGCGATGTGAACTGGATCGGCCCTGGCGAGTTGTCTCAACTGCCGCCCCAGGGAATCGATATCATGGCTCGCGTCCGATCGACCCGTCCGCCCGTCCCCGCCCGGCTGATCGCAAGCGACGGCAAGGAGGCGACAGTGGTCTTCGGGACGGGAGAATTTGGCGTCTCGCCGGGTCAGGCTTGTGTGTTCTACGACCGCGCCGACGGCGCGGCGCGCGTGCTGGGCGGCGGCTTCATCTCCGCGGTCGAGCCGACGATCAAATCCGTTCCAGTCATGGCGCCGACGCCGCGCGCCGCAGCCGCGCGAGGGGCGCCCAGATGA